In the Helianthus annuus cultivar XRQ/B chromosome 11, HanXRQr2.0-SUNRISE, whole genome shotgun sequence genome, one interval contains:
- the LOC110905927 gene encoding uncharacterized protein LOC110905927, translating to MRKMRSANVMRQNDLISGEWLPILSSKDLGKLIRDAMNGIIKYTINGSSFVINVENLGRPLVQHIMKDIVSSLKPDKQHFKYLLSGLKLLHTLWNIASHHPTLARKALFLKLKEHLMPKMLNQTLYLKPETLETATTNLG from the exons CAAAATGATTTAATTTCTGGTGAATGGCTTCCTATATTAAGTTCTAAGGATCTTGGCAAGCTAATAAGAGATGCCATGAATGGTATCATTAAATATACTATAAACGGATCATCTTTTGTG ATAAATGTGGAAAATCTAGGAAGACCTCTTGTCCAACACATAATGAAAGATATTGTATCATCACTTAAGCCAGATAAGCAGCATTTCAAATATTTGTTAAGTGGTTTAAAATTATTGCATACTCTATGGAATATTGCATCTCACCACCCAACACTTGCGCGG AAGGCTCTGTTCCTCAAATTGAAGGAACATCTGATGCCAAAGATGCTGAACCAGACTCTATACTTAAAGCCCGAGACTCTGGAAACTGCCACAACTAACTTGGGTTGA